In Crassostrea angulata isolate pt1a10 chromosome 6, ASM2561291v2, whole genome shotgun sequence, a genomic segment contains:
- the LOC128189582 gene encoding alpha-(1,3)-fucosyltransferase 7-like has product MPQIHTVSVKNQRTYFASLVCIGLVVILFQCFLLKIVIVGTPRSKPENPIVHSVLYFNPPSHVDPQQWRFSTCRIPHCRFTTKRRELNTSKAVIFHHTRMPDYPPPKPKDQKWIFTSKESPVYTHNTSLLREWNKKFDWIMSYRKDGDFYDGYGDLVQREHSINKNYSDIFSHKKLDVSWAVSNCKSHSQREVYVRELMKYIPVTVFGKCGNRYCGPKTDDENDPCLHVVSHNFKFYLAFENSLCEDYTSEKFYFIFLYDMPVIPVVRGALNGKIKLPRGTFIDTNDFKSPQLLAKYLKEVGDSSEEYIKLLKKKDEYVSRSMSEIFQSALCNLCERLHFDNSTSEAYDMKEWYFTDQCKEPTDLSF; this is encoded by the coding sequence ATGCCTCAGATACACACAGTGTCTGTGAAAAACCAAAGGACATACTTCGCAAGTCTTGTATGTATTGGATTAgttgttattttatttcagtGTTTCCTTCTTAAGATTGTAATTGTCGGGACACCACGAAGTAAACCAGAAAACCCTATTGTTCACTCAGTCCTGTACTTTAACCCCCCTTCTCATGTTGATCCCCAACAATGGAGATTTTCAACATGTCGTATTCCTCATTGCCGATTTACAACCAAAAGAAGAGAGCTGAACACAAGCAAAGCAGTTATATTCCACCATACCCGGATGCCGGATTACCCTCCTCCCAAACCAAAAGACCAGAAGTGGATCTTCACATCCAAAGAGAGTCCAGTTTACACGCACAACACCAGTTTGTTACGTGAATGGAACAAAAAATTTGATTGGATAATGTCCTACCGGAAGGATGGGGACTTCTATGACGGATATGGAGATCTCGTGCAGCGGGAACATTccatcaataaaaattattccgACATATTTTCTCATAAAAAATTAGACGTGTCTTGGGCAGTAAGCAATTGCAAATCTCACAGTCAGCGAGAAGTGTATGTGAGAGAATTGATGAAGTACATTCCAGTCACTGTTTTTGGCAAATGTGGAAACAGGTATTGTGGTCCAAAGACGGACGATGAGAATGACCCTTGTCTCCATGTTGTCTCGCATAATTTCAAGTTCTATCTGGCGTTTGAAAATTCCTTGTGTGAAGACTACACGTCTgaaaaattctattttattttcctCTACGATATGCCCGTTATTCCGGTGGTACGCGGAGCTCTAAATGGTAAGATAAAACTTCCCCGAGGAACATTTATTGACACCAACGACTTTAAGTCGCCACAGCTTCTTGCAAAGTATCTCAAAGAAGTGGGAGACAGTAGTGAAGAGTACATTAAATTACTGAAGAAAAAGGATGAATATGTATCCAGGAGTATGTCTGAAATTTTTCAATCAGCACTTTGTAATTTATGTGAGAGACTTCATTTTGATAATAGTACGTCAGAGGCGTATGACATGAAAGAATGGTACTTTACAGATCAGTGCAAAGAACCAACTGATTTGAGTTTTTAA
- the LOC128188937 gene encoding alpha-(1,3)-fucosyltransferase C-like, which yields MRSPNFRMFLLTRKLNKNVVFIIGGIGVVYVVLKFFDNFLKANEEVQLSLDNMRTKRILYYNPPSWFSDFDFGHCRYSSCVISTNMSYLPESDAVIFNHNQLSSVPPIKTPNQKWIFTCSESPYYGKKTSSEPQWRHKFDWVMSFRRDSEFFFGYGDIVPKTRFIEKNYEKIFEQKKKLVAWIASHCDTQSKREQYVHEMSKIEKVDVFGSCGNLKCEKYTGSENDSCHDFVGKNYKFYLAFENSLCRDYTSEKFYNVYAFDHPIIPVVLGSFTLENYSHGAVYIDVNKYRTPLHLTRRLLSLGNDKEAYIDLLRKKDRFSALTSPQTFQTAMCKMCEYLSLDKPGRSDLDIADWFYGQDHCRSPKQIHKPVTRNSINMKEAQKYLNKV from the exons ATGAG ATCTCCAAACTTCAGAATGTTCCTCCTTACAAGGAAACTCAACAAGAATGTGGTTTTCATCATCGGAGGTATTGGAGTTGTGTACGTTGTTTTGAAGTTTTTCGACAATTTCTTGAAAGCTAACGAGGAAGTGCAGTTATCTCTTGACAACATGCGGACAAAACGAATACTTTACTACAACCCACCGTCCTGGTTCAGCGATTTCGATTTCGGCCATTGTAGATATTCGAGCTGTGTTATATCCACGAACATGAGTTATCTCCCGGAAAGTGATGCTGTTATATTTAATCATAACCAACTTTCATCGGTCCCACCAATTAAGACCCCGAACCAGAAATGGATATTCACGTGTTCGGAGAGTCCCTATTACGGAAAGAAAACAAGTTCTGAACCTCAATGGCGCCACAAGTTTGACTGGGTCATGTCGTTCAGGCGTGACTCGGAATTCTTCTTTGGATATGGAGATATCGTTCCGAAAACTCGTTTCATAGAGAAAAATTATgagaaaatctttgaacagAAAAAGAAACTCGTAGCTTGGATAGCGAGTCATTGTGACACGCAGAGTAAGCGAGAGCAATACGTCCATGAGATGTCGAAGATAGAGAAAGTGGATGTGTTTGGAAGTTGTGGAAATCTGAAGTGTGAAAAATACACAGGGTCCGAAAATGACTCCTGTCATGATTTTGTcggaaaaaattacaaattctaTTTAGCGTTTGAAAACTCGCTTTGCAGAGACTACACCAGTGAAAAGTTTTATAACGTGTACGCCTTCGATCATCCTATAATCCCCGTAGTTTTGGGATCCTTTACTTTGGAAAACTACTCACATGGTGCCGTTTATATAGACGTCAACAAGTATCGCACACCTCTTCACCTTACTAGACGTTTGCTTTCATTGGGAAACGATAAAGAGGCTTATATAGATCTTCTGCGAAAGAAGGATAGATTTAGTGCACTGACATCGCCGCAGACGTTTCAGACTGCCATGTGCAAGATGTGCGAGTATTTGAGTCTCGACAAACCAGGACGATCAGATCTGGATATAGCAGACTGGTTCTATGGTCAGGATCATTGTCGTTCTCCTAAACAAATACATAAACCGGTTACCAGAAACAGCATCAACATGAAAGAAGCTCAGAAGTACTTGAACAAAGTGTGA
- the LOC128188136 gene encoding uncharacterized protein LOC128188136 yields MISNGWISALLIYLQLINACFSTKPSEAERAFVNNMTRWIQNDSIKVQVSAYMLFCPAQDLCFGDQFRRDYSYTQEESGHSCSYCSCSEGCQRKKNCCPWRSYVQSQNSTPEFVSYTNQGVSKPSRFHNVTLDCRKPIIHPFESAIQRYFMVTSCPEYFNDVDTIEKCERSEYVNDYEGYRPVTSLSTNETYKNADCALCNAEPMNSLKPWDINLHCKTLEEINQIDSPDKLQQRLFGPSRTCNILFLPPSDIFQKSMKCFLEKDTKRQCNVTGMWKNYDADIENGCNSDFLDKYMFCESRLRILLFKNIFCAMCNVGNWTTDLMIECEKQIYLGGGDLVSFSALLDVRGIHSKEKKQLKKCPGQQVYDVLLNKCHPIVCESGMRYENSECVPIHKVVGQYIYEVNILIKPLTEIFEAVDRIHEIIYALKTNPVISKNLCFFAAMTSDELHFTSEHSSGGDIALYALLTISELHSRVEVTDQLIDLFKLRFFNLSMRYEVVFSGNSFRSLYYPGLNQEPEIMYQNPGYDEDWFLILRHTSLANIGKCMHTPLGTYPWSIVAPVTICTKVVIHKNETRIVVSNYTLCFVEFDFCVESEYFRESRDKKRVEVCLDQYMGGVRAAYSGLLVSFTDEKILSAVSLSLSSLGCIGSVVIFLIFDEGRYLRGLNIIATTITLLIANILHFLSGVLSFMPWFCRTVGVLSHFFWLAVVMWLTVSCFSIFRTFTSMRFTKEDSLNSKKRFLWNSFYSFLVPCLLVLTNALISTFVLQDDQYGYSALTCYISESKMVLYTFVIPLAVMVVLNVFMVIITAREINMKNSYRKNSDNDAHMVPVVCKLATLTGAGWFLGFFHQIFQIQLFSYLQILITGSQGLFIFFAFALQLITKRLGKRESERDKGTKSITF; encoded by the exons ATG ATTTCTAACGGCTGGATTTCGGCATTGCTGATATATCTCCAACTGATAAATGCGTGCTTTAGCACAAAGCCATCTGAAGCCGAGCGTGCTTTTGTGAACAATATGACGCGCTGGATTCAGAACGACAGCATCAAAGTTCAAGTCTCCGCGTACATGCTCTTCTGTCCCGCCCAGGATCTGTGTTTTGGAGACCAATTCCGACGGGACTACAGCTATACACAGGAAGAGTCGGGCCACAGTTGTTCTTACTGTAGCTGCAGTGAAGGTTGTCAACGGAAGAAAAATTGTTGTCCGTGGAGATCGTATGTGCAAAGTCAAAACAGCACTCCCGAATTTGTGAGCTACACCAATCAAGGAGTCTCGAAGCCTTCACGTTTCCATAACGTAACACTCGATTGTAGAAAGCCGATTATTCACCCTTTCGAAAGCGCCATACAGCGATACTTCATGGTGACTTCATGTCCAGAATATTTCAACGATGTGGACACTATTGAAAAGTGTGAAAGGTCTGAATATGTCAATGACTACGAGGGATACCGGCCCGTGACCTCTTTAAGCACCAATGAAACCTACAAAAATGCAGACTGTGCTCTCTGTAACGCTGAACCAATGAATTCGCTAAAACCATGGGACATCAACCTTCATTGTAAGACATTAGAGGAAATTAACCAAATAGATTCCCCAGATAAACTGCAACAGCGGCTATTTGGTCCATCGCGCACCTGTAACATTCTGTTTTTACCCCCCTCGGACATATTTCAGAAGAGCATGAAGTGTTTCCTGGAAAAAGACACGAAACGACAATGCAACGTCACCGGCATGTGGAAAAACTACGACGCAGACATAGAAAACGGATGCAATTCGGACTTCCTTGACAAGTACATGTTTTGTGAATCGAGATTAAGAATCTTGctcttcaaaaatatattttgtgccATGTGTAACGTAGGGAACTGGACAACAGATCTGATGATAGAATGTGAAAAACAGATTTACTTAGGAGGTGGTGACCTGGTATCATTCTCCGCTTTGCTAGATGTAAGAGGCATACactcgaaagaaaaaaaacaactaaagaAATGTCCAGGACAACAAGTTTATGACGTATTATTG aatAAGTGCCATCCGATAGTTTGTGAGTCGGGCATGAGATATGAAAATTCAGAATGCGTTCCAATCCACAAAGTAGTCGGACAATATATCTACGAAGTCAACATTTTAATCAAACCCTTGACTGAAATTTTTGAGGCGGTGGATAGAATacatgaaattatatatgcatTAAAGACAAATCCAGTAATTTCGAAGAACCTGTGCTTTTTTGCAGCAATGACGAGTGATGAACTCCATTTCACTTCAGAACATTCATCAGGAGGTGACATTGCTCTCTACGCTTTACTGACCATCAGCGAGCTACATAGTCGGGTGGAAGTTACTGATCAACTAATTGATCTATTCAAACTTAGATTTTTCAATTTATCCATGAGGTACGAAGTAGTGTTCAGCGGTAATTCGTTTAGATCGTTGTACTATCCGGGTTTAAATCAAGAACCGGAAATTATGTATCAGAACCCAGGGTATGACGAAGACTGGTTCCTAATTCTGCGTCATACCTCTCTGGCCAATATTGGCAAGTGCATGCATACACCACTGGGAACTTATCCTTGGTCAATTGTTGCCCCCGTGACGATATGTACTAAAGTCGTCATTCATAAAAATGAGACCCGAATCGTTGTTTCTAACTATACTCTATGTTTTGTCGAGTTCGACTTTTGTGTCGAGTCTGAATATTTCAGAGAATCTCGAGATAAAAAACGAGTGGAAGTTTGTTTGGATCAGTATATGGGCGGGGTGAGGGCTGCTTACTCTGGTCTACTCGTGTCTTTTACTGATGAGAAAATTCTTTCGGCAGTCTCTTTGTCCCTATCATCCCTCGGCTGTATCGGTTCTGTTgttatatttctaatttttgacGAGGGTAGGTATCTCCGTGGACTAAATATCATAGCTACGACGATTACATTGCTCATAGCCAATATCTTGCACTTCCTCTCTGGAGTACTTTCTTTTATGCCATGGTTCTGTCGCACAGTTGGGGTTCTGTCTCACTTTTTCTGGTTGGCAGTGGTCATGTGGTTAACTGTTTCCTGTTTTTCCATCTTTCGCACTTTCACTTCCATGCGATTCACCAAAGAAGACAGTCTTAATAGTAAAAAGCGGTTCCTGTGGAACTCGTTTTACAGCTTCCTGGTCCCATGTCTACTGGTGCTCACGAATGCCTTGATCAGCACTTTTGTGCTCCAAGACGATCAGTACGGTTATTCGGCCCTCACATGCTACATCTCCGAGTCAAAGATGGTTCTTTACACCTTTGTCATTCCTCTAGCGGTGATGGTGGTCCTCAACGTTTTCATGGTGATCATCACAGCCCGGGAAATCAACATGAAAAATTCATATCGCAAGAACTCGGACAACGACGCCCACATGGTTCCCGTGGTCTGTAAGCTAGCAACACTGACCGGAGCAGGCTGGTTCCTCGGATTCTTCCATCAGATTTTCCAGATTCAGCTGTTTTCCTATCTGCAGATACTTATCACGGGTTCTCAGGgtttattcattttctttgcctTTGCACTCCAGTTGATCACCAAGAGGCTGGGAAAGAGAGAATCTGAGAGGGACAAGGGAACTAAGTCTATAACATTCTAA
- the LOC128189581 gene encoding glycoprotein 3-alpha-L-fucosyltransferase A-like translates to MFISSTRRIKSCLFFTCLFLSIFLAYKIFYSHFRVLQEQVISASEPSGQNMKENQKEKRDLEYLNRSVTYTILYYNQPAEWKSGNDVVNFKKCPYTDCSVTTERSRMMDCEAVIFQHKSLPVAPPIKNPKQVWIFTSSESPYYTRRPVLMPKWRHVFDWSMSYRRDSDVFLGYVLIIPRKTPLVRDYDLVFSEKKGEVAWIVSNCRTQSKREKYVEELKKHIKVDIFGKCGEACEPYRFPGNDSCHKRISRDYKFYLSFENSLCVDYTSEKLYYIYELDFPILPVVRGALAGKTYIPNGTYIDTLDFKTPKDLAKILKEIGNNKSKYAKMLRAKDAYTSEPYSRTYEDALCNLCQLLHRGNPNRPPLNVSQWFLVDSCREPFDLG, encoded by the coding sequence ATGTTTATATCTTCCACTCGTCGCATCAAAAGTTGTCTGTTTTTCACGTGTTTattcctttcaatttttttggcaTACAAGATATTTTATTCTCACTTCCGTGTGCTTCAGGAACAAGTTATAAGCGCGAGTGAACCAAGTGGGCAAAACATGAAAGAAAACCAAAAGGAAAAAAGAGATTTGGAATATCTTAACAGGAGCGTTACTTATACCATTCTTTACTATAACCAACCCGCGGAATGGAAGAGTGGGAACGACGTCGTGAATTTCAAGAAGTGTCCTTACACGGATTGTTCAGTGACGACCGAGAGGTCCCGGATGATGGATTGCGAAGCTGTCATCTTCCAGCATAAATCTCTGCCTGTAGCACCGCCGATAAAAAACCCTAAACAGGTCTGGATATTTACGTCATCGGAAAGTCCATATTACACAAGGCGGCCGGTGCTAATGCCTAAATGGAGACACGTGTTCGATTGGTCCATGTCTTACAGGAGAGATTCAGACGTGTTCCTTGGATATGTTCTAATTATTCCCCGGAAAACTCCCCTGGTACGAGATTATGATTTAGTGTTTTCTGAGAAAAAGGGAGAAGTGGCTTGGATCGTAAGTAACTGTAGAACACAAAGTAAGAGAGAAAAGTATGTGGAAGAGTTAAAGAAACATATCAAGGTGGATATATTTGGGAAATGCGGTGAAGCTTGTGAGCCATACAGATTTCCTGGAAACGACTCCTGTCATAAGAGGATATCACGTGACTATAAGTTCTATCTTTCGTTTGAAAACTCGTTGTGTGTTGACTACACTTCAGAGAAATTGTATTACATTTATGAGTTGGATTTTCCTATCTTACCTGTTGTTAGAGGGGCCCTCGCGGGTAAAACTTATATTCCTAACGGGACTTACATCGATACTCTTGATTTCAAGACACCAAAAGACTTGGCCAAAATCCTCAAGGAAATCggaaataataaatcaaaatatgctAAGATGCTGAGAGCGAAAGATGCATATACTTCCGAACCATACTCACGAACCTATGAGGACGCCCTATGCAATCTGTGTCAACTGTTGCATCGCGGTAATCCTAACCGCCCGCCCTTGAATGTCTCGCAGTGGTTCCTTGTCGACTCTTGTCGTGAACCGTTTGACTTGGGTTAA